The nucleotide window CACCAAGATGACCGTGCCCTGCGCGGTCTCCTGCCAGCGCTCGACCCGGTAACCCTGTCCCTCGAGGTCAAACACCGCGTCCACGTGCTTCTCGAGGTAGGCGTAGTGTTCGCCCGGGGTTTCGAGCGCGCGCGCCAGGGCCCGCTCGCCGTGCGTTTCCCAATCGGCGCTCTCGACTACAAAAAACGAGCGCTGCCCGGCGCCGCGCAGGTTCCAGTAGGCGGGCCGCCCGGCCGGGGGCGGCCCGGGAAACAGCCCCTCGAGTGGGGGCGAAGTGACCCCGGCCGCGCGGTGTTCCTCGAGCAGGCGCGCCGCGTGACGCGGGGCCAGATAAGGATTGGCCGGCTCGACCACCGCCCGCTCGACCGGACCCACCAGCAGTTCGCGAAAGTTGTCCACGTTGCTGTAAAAAGCGTCCACCGGTTGCGGCACGCCGCGTTCGTCCAGGGCGGGCAGGTACAGCACCAGCCCGGGCGAGGCGCGACCTGCGCGCCCGGCCATCTGCCGAAAAGCCATGCGGCTGCCCGGGTAACCGTCGAGAATCACCACCTCGAGGTCCCCGATGTCCACTCCGGCCTCGAGGGCGTTGGTGGCGAACATCACCCCGCCCCGGGCTCCCCGGAAGTCGCTCAGGCGCGCGTCGCGCCCGCCCGCACCGGCCATGTACAGGTGAACGCGGTCGGCGTACTCGGGGCGGGCGCGGTAGTTGCCGTACAGCCGCAGCGCCCGCCCTCGCCCCCGGAAAAAGGCCAGGGTCTTGAGGTCGTAGCGGGCGCTGGCCGAGACCACCGCGTCCCAGAAACGGCGCGGCTGACCGCGGTGATCGGCCAGGTAGTAGTCCTTGCCGTACTGCGGCGCCCCCGAACGGCTGACCTCCACCGCCTCTATGCCGCACAGCTCGCGTGCAAAAGCCACCGGGTTGCCGATGGTCGCGGTGGACAGGATCAGTTGCGGGCGCGCGCCCAGCGAGCGGGCCAGGGTCAGCAGACGCCGCAGCATGCCCGATACCTCGCTGCCAAAGCCGCCCCGGTACGTGTGCGCCTCGTCGAGCACCAGAAAGCGCAGGCCGCGCAGGAAACGCAGGGTGGCCGGATGGGTCAGGCTCCAGTGCAGCTTGTCCGGGGTGGCCGTGACCATCCGCACCTCGTCGCGAAAAGTCGCCTCGGCGCGGGCGTTGCCCTGGAAACTGGCCGATGCCCAATCGAAGCCGCCGCGCTGCAAGAAGGCGGCCAGCTTTTCGCCCTGATCTTGCGCCAGAGCGACCAGCGGATACACGAACAGTGCGGTGGCGTCCGGGTCGCGCTCGAGGGCCGCGAACACCGCCGGAAAAAACGCCCCGGTCTTGCCCGAGGCGGTCGGGGTGGTGAGCACGACGTGCCGTCCGGCCTCGAGGTGGGCGTACGCCTCGGCCTGATGGTGGTAGACCGTGTCAAAGCCGAAACCGCGCCGCACCCGCTCGGACCAGCCCAGCTCGCTCACCGGGGTGCTGCGCCCGGGTTGCGCCTCGCTGCGAAACAGCAGAGGTGCCCGGGGACCGAGCACCTCCGTGACAAAGCGCGACAGGCGCGCGCCGGTTGTGAGCGCTGAGCTCAGAGTTCCCTCGAAGGGGTCCCCAGCCGCGTCGCAGAGGTCTGCACGGATGCGGGTTGCAGCGCGTTGTGCACGAAAGCCGCCAGCAGTGCGAGCACGCCGCCGACCACGAATCCCAACAGTGCGGCCAGGCCACGGCCGATGCCGATGGGCTGCAGCGGCAAGTTGGCGTTCGAGAGCGTGCGGACCTGCGTGCTCTGCTGCGCCAGCGTCAGGAGCAGTTTCGGCTGCTCGAGGATGCTGCGCCAGCTCTGCAAGCTGGCCTCGTTGGAGGCGAGTTGCGCTTCCAGCTCGGCCGAGCGCACGGCCAGCAGCGTGTAGGCCGGGTTGGCGCTGGCCGAGCTGTTGCCGGTAAAGCGCGGGTCTACCCCGGCAGCCTCGAGGCCGCTGCTGATGCTCGCCTGTCCGCGCCCCGAGAGCGTCTCGGGCGTGCGTTCGAGAACCCGGTCAACCGCCTCGAGGGCCTGGCGGTTTTGCACGATGGCCAGCTGGATCTGTTCGATGCGCGAGCTCAG belongs to Deinobacterium chartae and includes:
- a CDS encoding DEAD/DEAH box helicase; translation: MLGPRAPLLFRSEAQPGRSTPVSELGWSERVRRGFGFDTVYHHQAEAYAHLEAGRHVVLTTPTASGKTGAFFPAVFAALERDPDATALFVYPLVALAQDQGEKLAAFLQRGGFDWASASFQGNARAEATFRDEVRMVTATPDKLHWSLTHPATLRFLRGLRFLVLDEAHTYRGGFGSEVSGMLRRLLTLARSLGARPQLILSTATIGNPVAFARELCGIEAVEVSRSGAPQYGKDYYLADHRGQPRRFWDAVVSASARYDLKTLAFFRGRGRALRLYGNYRARPEYADRVHLYMAGAGGRDARLSDFRGARGGVMFATNALEAGVDIGDLEVVILDGYPGSRMAFRQMAGRAGRASPGLVLYLPALDERGVPQPVDAFYSNVDNFRELLVGPVERAVVEPANPYLAPRHAARLLEEHRAAGVTSPPLEGLFPGPPPAGRPAYWNLRGAGQRSFFVVESADWETHGERALARALETPGEHYAYLEKHVDAVFDLEGQGYRVERWQETAQGTVILVRPYTAGDLFTRGLFEVRLRPAGPGSLGEWQRAGQVAYRCGEVTVQRRYGGYQLMRQVFARRCLKCDREPELHESRCLRCGGVIGDRMTNLKMGDVAFEQAAELPAFRTVALEVAVNASLEVAHTLKHLLSKLIPERVACDTNDLGGAFRSGLETHFFLYDDWPGGLGVARRVFEVMPELLGRALALAASRCCEHGCYQCTEVGRCAAPFLPSGERRGLDKAATRALLEASLGRPAPPPGRHVRSSPPAAAEPVPSELDWRLQARELLELRGLSLLEVSRRLGRPGREIEAALRGLPPLEVFHPRFGVGVLLAARGSGARREVSVRFADAQRQLLVEKAGLTVAQAASPSATAEPRSTGV